In Drosophila miranda strain MSH22 chromosome Y unlocalized genomic scaffold, D.miranda_PacBio2.1 Contig_Y3_pilon, whole genome shotgun sequence, a single window of DNA contains:
- the LOC117194519 gene encoding probable serine/threonine-protein kinase dyrk1, producing the protein MINCFRKRYLSGQTPRERIVALIFGQPLSVQRIILPDYEGDPDPVTQQHTQQQTQQQTQQQTQQQMQQQTQQRTQQQTQQRTQQQTQQILASSNLQTSHYRCQTRAASSSSRTLDDSHRRNPQEALLDHGLEQVRRRLERVVDDDDDDDDDEDHAASQPGIAPNQPFPLPAPTAPPTAKPAPTAQRPAPWQTQRY; encoded by the exons ATGATAAATTGCTTCAGGAAACGATACCTCAGCGGCCAAACTCCCCGAGAAAGAATAGTGGCTCTTATCTTTGGCCAGCCACTATCTGTCCAAAGGATAATCCTGCCAGATTACGAGGGGGATCCCGATCCAGTGACGCAGCAGCATACCCAGCAGCAGACTCAGCAACAGACGCAGCAGCAGACTCAGCAacagatgcagcagcagacgcAGCAGCGGACCCAGCAGCAGACACAGCAGCGGACCCAGCAGCAGACACAGCAAATTCTGGCGAGCAGCAACCTGCAGACGTCACATTATCGTTGCCAGACACGGGCTGCAAGCAGCAGCTCACGCACCCTGGACGACAGCCATCGACGCAATCCGCAAGAGGCACTTCTGGACCACGGACTGGAGCAAGTCCGACGGCGCCTTGAACGGGTggtcgacgacgacgacgac gacgacgacgacgaggaccacGCGGCGTCACAGCCAGGGATCGCCCCAAATcagccatttccactgccagctCCGACAGCGCCGCCGACGGCGAAGCCAGCGCCGACAGCGCAGCGACCGGCACCGTGGCAAACGCAGCGATACTGA
- the LOC117194752 gene encoding protein tantalus-like yields MLAKKKLEGKAKAGSIPGDTGSVATATMVRCQMPPRACKSKSQSAARPSLSPSRLAKKPSLTPTTGSQAPSQTIAKSRPTGLETIFERPGNEDDGPTSSHAVAFGECQRRVLALGTGEKKRTLSQKSCLKVRNTLGERSTRHMMTLRASRTTLDSVMLGGSDDEGESVGVAPAVVPAGGNAGTNQPAPFVLRTSRRLKTLPPF; encoded by the exons atgcttgcaaagaaaaaacttgAAGGCAAAGCTAAAG CCGGGAGTATACCGGGGGATACAGGATCTGTGGCAACCGCGACTATGGTTCGGTGCCAAATGCCGCCGCGCGcctgcaagagcaagagccagagcgcCGCCAGGCCCAGTCTTAGTCCCAGCcgcctggccaagaagcccaGCCTGACGCCGACCACCGGTTCTCAGGCGCCATCGCAGACCATCGCAAAGTCGAGGCCCACCGGTCTCGAGACGATTTTTGAACGGCCCGGCAATGAGGACGACGGGCCCACAAGCAGCCATGCCGTGGCATTCGGCGAGTGCCAGCGCCGCGTCCTCGCCCTGGGTacgggcgaaaaaaaaagaaccctgTCGCAGAAGAGCTGCCTGAAGGTGCGCAACACCTTGGGCGAACGAAGCACCCGGCACATGATGACACTGCGGGCGTCCCGCACTACTTTGGACAGCGTAATGCTCGGGGGCTCGGACGATGAAGGCGAGTCGGTCGGAGTCGCTCCCGCAGTCGTTCCCGCTGGAGGAAATGCCGGTACAAATCAGCCGGCACCATTCGTGCTGCGCACCAGCAGGAGGCTCAAGACTCTGCCTCCGTTTTAG